From Camelina sativa cultivar DH55 chromosome 20, Cs, whole genome shotgun sequence, the proteins below share one genomic window:
- the LOC104769623 gene encoding protein NRT1/ PTR FAMILY 5.9-like — translation MERYAFKGVASNLVTYLTDVVKMSNSRAAKTVNTWAGFTSMLPLFAAPLADAYWDRFFTILASSSVYFVALVGLTWTAFSGSRSATKIVSTYFLYSSLGLISLGLGVLNPSLQAFGADQLDRDLEKDSELSSGDQEESKAALKTKFFQLWYFGVCTGSLMGVTVMAYIQDTFGWVLGFALPGIAMFLLILLFLSGSGIYVYGPGAGLKTKTNTSSFAKVLNFIRERIVNKRSNYTLADEEDLDAMELELQERPLCKCDNTEVEDIETASTTTKKLDDESSKAVFSGLDNVKLVLRLLPIWTMLLMFAVIFQLPATFFTKQGMTMKRNIGSSFKIPPATLQSTITLSIILLMPLYEKILIPVTKRIKKNGRGISVMERMGVGMFLSIIAIVIAALVERKRLDISQKMKTLPDYDPETIPLSIFCLLPQYILLGISDIFTVVGMQEFFYSEVPVRMRTMGFALYTSVFGVGSFVSAALITIVEAYSSSTGERQNWFADDMSKARLDKYYWLLALASTVCFMVYIVLCKYFKSSSDQVVEEKEAPK, via the exons ATGGAGAGATATGCATTCAAAGGAGTTGCATCAAACTTAGTGACATATCTAACAGATGTAGTGAAGATGAGTAATTCAAGAGCAGCCAAAACAGTCAATACTTGGGCTGGTTTCACTTCTATGTTGCCTCTCTTCGCTGCTCCTTTGGCTGATGCTTATTGGGATAGATTCTTCACAATcctcgcttcttcttctgtctacTTTGTG GCGCTAGTGGGATTGACATGGACGGCATTTTCTGGGTCACGTTCAGCTACAAAGATAGTCTCAACATATTTTCTGTACTCTTCACTAGGTCTTATCTCACTCGGTTTAGGCGTCTTAAACCCTTCTCTTCAAGCCTTTGGTGCGGACCAGCTAGACCGCGACCTCGAGAAGGATTCCGAGCTTTCCTCGGGTGATCAAGAGGAGTCTAAAGCTGCCCTAAAGACTAAGTTTTTTCAATTGTGGTACTTTGGCGTCTGCACCGGAAGCCTGATGGGTGTCACAGTCATGGCTTATATCCAAGATACTTTTGGTTGGGTCCTTGGTTTCGCTTTACCCGGAATCGCCATGTTTCTGTTGATCCTGTTGTTCTTGTCGGGTAGCGGGATCTATGTATACGGTCCTGGTGCCGGTTTGAAGACGAAAACAAATACTTCATCTTTTGCGAAGGTCCTTAACTTCATCAGAGAGAGAATAGTGAACAAGAGAAGCAATTATACACTtgctgatgaagaagatttgGATGCTATGGAGCTAGA GTTACAAGAAAGGCCACTCTGTAAATGTGATAACACTGAGGTGGAAGACATTGAGACTGCTTCAACAACCACTAAGAAACTGGATGATGAAAGCTCGAAAGCGGTTTTCTCTGGACTGGATAATGTCAAGTTAGTGCTTCGTCTTTTGCCCATATGGACGATGCTTCTCATGTTTGCTGTTATCTTCCAGTTACCAGCAACCTTTTTCACCAAACAAGGTATGACTATGAAGCGAAACATTGGTTCCAGCTTCAAAATCCCACCTGCGACACTGCAAAGCACGATCACGTTATCGATAATACTTCTTATGCCGTTGTACGAAAAGATCTTGATCCCTGTCAccaaaagaatcaagaagaatgGTAGAGGTATCTCTGTTATGGAGAGAATGGGAGTTGGAATGTTTCTATCAATCATTGCCATTGTTATTGCCGCACTAGTGGAAAGAAAAAGGCTAGACATAAGCCAAAAGATGAAGACTTTACCTGATTATGATCCAGAAACCATCCCGTTGAGCATCTTCTGTCTACTTCCTCAGTATATCCTTTTGGGAATCTCAGATATTTTCACAGTCGTTGGGATGCAAGAGTTCTTTTATAGTGAGGTTCCGGTTAGAATGAGAACAATGGGATTTGCTCTCTACACAAGTGTCTTTGGCGTTGGAAGCTTTGTGAGTGCTGCACTGATCACAATCGTCGAGGCTTACTCGAGCTCAACAGGTGAACGCCAAAACTGGTTCGCAGATGACATGTCGAAAGCCCGGCTTGACAAATACTACTGGCTCCTTGCTCTTGCAAGTACAGTATGCTTTATGGTCTACATAGTTCTATGCAAGTATTTCAAGAGTAGCAGTGATCAAGTGGTTGAAGAGAAAGAAGCCCCTAAATGA
- the LOC104769622 gene encoding uncharacterized protein LOC104769622: protein MAADQRRKRMNSANVNGFSSREHYRAKRKKIGSSSPDGALRSGDHISLEWDRNRSKVVSKKEQVGLSFRHLRDFVDVVPPRRNILAQVCPVPHETFQLENLSEVLSNEVWRSSLSDGERNYLRQFLPDGVDVEQVVQSLLDGDNFHFGNPFLDWGSDVCSSKAHPDQIVSREEGLRDDKRRYYSDLEKYHHDIIDYLQTLKEKWETSKDPEKDVVNMMCGRSRGASAHVNGSCQDLTATSESSSGTADEKPYSSDNKISSLVRTGEVQRRSKSSALEKEKSQSPLIARDNVVNAGVKARKKDTLPKHSIQQTDGAKYMSYLKISKKQHQIVTSMKQSGKSIQSRALNRILGSINNLDVQPYGVFVEEEEKKLNAHWLQLVKDLPAAYAIWQKLQLQKRDIISSVGRELKDKLNPWMEDKQQLYAAENPLQKHDVQYDDQESLNTNQSDDLTPDVEDSVIFSQVSGKNHSPLKDSLSYGDQITDSGRCLQVGTYPSQVSSPDSGNNINLKDREEKQYSSPSPCSPSRCHGLIQTEVEANDYSSSIQGQSLPQASFPSEPHATILDDANPVGKHCVSDLENASSDQRIPCITSSHGEGSQFCSGGDVWEPEGGIRQSYISRQAYTPSGGLSIIHHPEGVEAAKNCFIDLESNMPEEVNRRKMLQRKAGNSFGSFPSNDQIELLQSLFNGQGVASRTTEQLHSLLKVPHNEEHKQIMGIGFQHEGTNNLMESSQFSGQFHDQIPAPHALSHDQQRQIDVYGQGNMSDNIYSNGRGFLMQRPDWNPNCAQIGVTPQPRLSTGPLLNQNWQFRSMWANTNGVGCTSQGSQTGTERDPRLLRVVNNAEQIVHRGSSSDQSLFSVLSQCSQLRHSRSAFEPESSSDQVVAPGNYGMLMGGGTTQVGSNLVQPANPLDYLSGSNPVTSLMPDDVAWMNQSRQNSGLHDPLGKLYPRSWNP from the exons ATGGCAGCTGATCAGAGGAGAAAGCGGATGAACAGTGCCAATGTTAATGGTTTCAGTTCAAGGGAGCATTATAGAgctaaaaggaaaaagattggATCATCATCACCTGATGGTGCTTTGCGTTCCGGTGATCACATTAGTCTTGAATGGGACCGTAACAGAAGTAAAGTAGTCTCTAAGAAGGAACAAGTTGGTTTGAGTTTTAGGCATCTTCGAGACTTTGTTGATGTTGTTCCTCCTAGAAGGAATATCTTGGCACAAGTATGCCCCGTTCCCCATGAGACTTTCCAGTTGGAAAATTTGTCAGAGGTGCTTTCTAATGAG GTTTGGCGCTCTAGTCTATCTGATGGGGAAAGAAATTATCTGCGGCAATTTCTCCCTGATGGAGTTGATGTGGAGCAAGTTGTACAATCATTACTCGATGGGGACAATTTTCATTTTGGAAATCCTTTTCTTGATTG GGGAAGTGATGTCTGCTCCAGCAAAGCTCATCCAGATCAAATTGTATCTAGAGAGGAAGGCTTGAGGGATGATAAAAGGAGATACTATTCGGATTTAGAGAAATACCATCATGA TATTATAGATTATTTGCAGACGTTGAAGGAGAAGTGGGAAACCAGCAAAGATCCAGAGAAGGATGTTGTCAACATGATGTGCGG GAGATCAAGAGGGGCCAGTGCACATGTAAATGGTAGCTGCCAGGATCTAACTGCTACCTCAGAGTCGAGTTCCGGGACTGCGGATGAGAAACCATACAGTAGTGATAATAAGATTTCTTCGCTTGTCAGGACTGGAGAGGTTCAGAGAAG GTCCAAGAGCTCTgctttagagaaagaaaaatctcaAAGTCCCTTGATTGCTCGAGATAATGTCGTAAACGCAGGCGTCAAAGCTAGAAAGAAGGACACGCTACCGAAACATAGCATTCAGCAAACTGATGGGGCTAAATACATGTCCTACCTTAAG ataagCAAGAAGCAGCATCAGATTGTCACAAGCATGAAGCAGTCTGGTAAAAGCATTCAATCAAGAGCACTTAATCGAATCTTGGGTAGCATCAATAATTTGGATGTTCAACCATACGGAGTgtttgtggaagaagaagagaagaaactaaacGCTCACTG GCTACAACTGGTTAAAGATCTTCCTGCAGCATATGCAATATGGCAAAAGCTACAGTTACAGAAACGAGATATAATCAGCTCTGTGGGAAGAGAACTGAAGGACAAACTCAATCCATGGATGGAG GATAAACAACAACTGTACGCTGCAGAAAACCCTCTGCAGAAGCATGATGTTCAATACGATGATCAAGAAAGTTTGAACACTAATCAGAGTGATGATTTGACGCCAGACGTTGAAGATTCTGTCATTTTCAGTCAAGTTTCTGGCAAGAATCACTCCCCTTTAAAGGATTCTTTGTCTTATGGTGACCAAATCACAGATTCAGGTCGCTGCTTGCAAGTTGGCACATACCCATCGCAGGTTTCGTCACCAGATAGTGGCAATAACATCAATCTGAAGgatagagaagagaaacaatattcttctccttctccttgttCTCCCAGCAGGTGTCATGGCCTTATCCAAACAGAGGTTGAAGCAAATGATTATTCCAGCTCTATACAAGGTCAGTCTCTCCCACAGGCTTCATTTCCAAGTGAGCCCCATGCGACAATTCTCGATGATGCAAATCCTGTAGGCAAGCACTGTGTATCAGACCTAGAGAATGCTTCGTCAGACCAGAGGATTCCTTGTATTACTTCAAGCCATGGAGAAGGTTCGCAGTTTTGTTCTGGTGGAGATGTGTGGGAGCCAGAGGGAGGAATAAGACAGTCCTACATTAGCCGCCAAGCTTACACCCCTAGTGGTGGATTGTCTATCATACACCATCCTGAAGGTGTTGAAGCAGCTAAAAACTGTTTCATAGACCTAGAATCGAATATGCCTGAAGAAGTTAATAGGAGGAAGATGTTGCAGCGAAAAGCAGGCAACAGTTTTGGTTCTTTCCCTAGCAATGATCAAATTGAACTACTCCAGTCTTTGTTTAATGGCCAAGGTGTGGCATCTCGCACCACTGAGCAGCTCCACTCTCTTCTCAAAGTCCCACATAATGAGGAGCATAAACAAATTATGGGAATTGGTTTTCAGCACGAAGGAACCAACAATCTGATGGAGAGCAGTCAGTTTTCTGGTCAGTTTCATGATCAGATACCTGCACCACATGCACTTTCACACGACCAGCAGAGACAAATTGACGTCTATGGTCAAGGAAACATGTCAGACAACATTTACTCCAATGGACGTGGATTCTTGATGCAGCGGCCGGACTGGAACCCCAATTGTGCTCAGATTGGAGTTACCCCACAGCCCCGGTTGAGCACTGGCCCTTTGTTAAATCAGAACTGGCAATTTAGGAGTATGTGGGCAAACACAAATGGTGTCGGATGTACAAGTCAAGGCAGTCAAACCGGGACCGAAAGAGATCCGAGGCTTCTTCGAGTTGTTAATAACGCGGAGCAGATAGTTCATAGGGGGAGTAGTTCAGATCAAAGCTTATTCTCTGTTCTCTCTCAATGCAGTCAATTGCGCCATTCCAGATCTGCTTTCGAGCCAGAAAGTTCGAGTGATCAAGTGGTTGCACCTGGTAACTACGGAATGCTGATGGGGGGAGGTACAACTCAGGTTGGCAGCAATTTGGTTCAGCCTGCGAACCCGCTTGATTACTTGAGCGGTAGCAACCCGGTAACATCTTTGATGCCAGATGATGTAGCGTGGATGAACCAGAGCCGCCAGAACTCTGGTCTACATGACCCACTAGGCAAGCTGTATCCAAGGTCATGGAATCCGTAA
- the LOC104772245 gene encoding uncharacterized protein LOC104772245, giving the protein MGEKKKEVIRLEREAVIPILKHKLITALSLHFEDKCEREEFLRFCQRVECTIRAWYHLHFEDLMQLYSLFEPIRGAHRLHQQNLSPREIDTLEDQFLQHLFQVMEKSNFKVITNEEIQVALSAQYRLNLPIVVDEAKLDTKLLTRFFSKFPRDDLPRFADKVK; this is encoded by the exons ATGggggagaagaaaaaagaggtgATCAGATTAGAGAGAGAAGCTGTGATCCCAATTCTAAAGCACAAGCTCATTACTGCCTTGTCCCTTCACTttg AAGATAAATGTGAGAGAGAGGAGTTCCTAAGATTCTGCCAGAGAGTGGAATGTACCATTAGAGCTTGGTACCACCTTCATTTTGAGGATCTTATG CAACTGTATTCACTTTTCGAGCCAATCCGCGGCGCGCACAGGCTTCATCAACAGAATTTATCTCCTCGTGAAATCGATACTCTTGAAGATCAATTTCTTCAACATCTATTCcag GTCATGGAGAAGAGTAACTTCAAAGTGATAACTAATGAAGAAATACAAGTAGCTCTCTCTGCTCAATATCGTCTCAATCTTCCTATTGTTGTTGATGAAGCTAAG CTTGATACAAAGTTGTTAACAAGATTCTTCTCCAAGTTTCCCCGAGATGATCTTCCTCGTTTCGCTGATAAGGTAAAGTAA
- the LOC104769621 gene encoding protein ZINC INDUCED FACILITATOR 1-like — protein sequence MGEEYNAALLEKKNFHEGCPGCRVEKMKQIRRGYPYLELSFVWVVVLATSLPISSLYPFLYSMIEDFGVADTEKDIGFYAGFVGCSFMFGRALTSLSWGMLADRYGRKPIILVGTISIAILNALFGLSVNFWMAIGMRFLLGSFNCLLGTMKAYASEIFREEYQATAMSAVSTAWGIGLIVGPALGGFLAQPADKYPNVFSKDSIFGRFRYALPCFTISAFALVVTLLCCFIPETLHNHNLDSTAHDDSLETLEESSASTTNTGRNERKVSQVSLLKNWPLMSSIIVYCVLCLHDTAYSEIFALWANSPRKYGGLNYSTNDVGTVLAISGVGLFSFQVFVYPFAERLLGPVLVTRFAGALMIPMQISYPFIANLSGLSQSIMLNCASILLNVLSVSAITGLLILQNKAVDQSQRGAANGIAMTAMSLFKTVGPAGAGILFSWSERRLDAAFLPGSHMVFFVLNVIVVVGVALTFKPFLTTARR from the exons ATGGGTGAGGAGTACAATGCAGCGcttttagagaagaagaattttcaTGAGGGATGTCCTGGTTGTAGAgtggagaagatgaagcagatCCGGCGTGGATATCCGTACCTGGAGCTGTCTTTCGTTTGGGTCGTCGTGCTCGCCACTT CTCTTCCCATCTCCTCCCTCTACCCGTTCCTCTATTCCATG aTAGAGGATTTTGGTGTCGCAGACACCGAGAAAGATATCGGCTTTTATGCTGGATTCGTGG GTTGCTCTTTCATGTTTGGGAGAGCACTGACGTCACTTTCCTGGGGGATGCTTGCTGATAGATATGGGAGAAAACCCATCATACTCGTGGGAACCATCTCCAT AGCCATTCTCAACGCTCTTTTTGGCTTGAGCGTGAACTTCTGGATGGCTATTGGCATGAGGTTTCTTCTTGGCAGTTTCAACTGTTTGCTTGGAACCATGAAG GCATATGCATCAGAGATATTTCGTGAGGAATACCAAGCTACAGCAATGTCAGCT GTTAGTACTGCTTGGGGCATTGGACTGATCGTTGGCCCTGCTCTAGGCGGTTTCTTAGCTCAG CCGGCAGATAAATATCCAAACGTTTTCTCCAAGGATTCCATTTTTGGCAG ATTCCGTTATGCCTTGCCGTGCTTTACCATATCAGCTTTTGCATTGGTTGTGACATTACTATGCTGCTTCATCCCG GAAACGCTGCACAATCATAACTTGGACAGCACAGCACATGATGATTCATTGGAGACACTTGAAGAATCTTCTGCTTCAACCACCAATACAGGGAGAAACGAAAGGAAGGTTTCTCAAGTGTCTCTCTTGAAGAATTGGCCCCTCATGTCTTCTATCATTGTGTATTGCGTTCTGTGTCTACATGATACTGCATACTCCGAG ATATTTGCACTATGGGCTAACAGTCCAAGGAAATATGGAGGTCTAAACTATTCAACCAACGATGTCGGTACAGTTCTTGCTATCTCAG GTGTCGGCCTATTCTCCTTTCAGGTCTTTGTTTATCCTTTCGCCGAGAGACTGCTAGGACCTGTACTGGTCACCCGTTTTGCTGGG GCCCTGATGATACCTATGCAGATTAGTTATCCATTTATAGCTAATCTATCAGGTCTCAGTCAAAGCATAATGTTGAATTGTGCATCAATCCTACTCAATGTGCTTAGT GTGTCTGCGATAACCGGTTTGTTGATTCTGCAAAACAAAGCTGTG GATCAGAGCCAAAGAGGGGCGGCTAATGGAATCGCTATGACTGCAATGTCTCTCTTTAAGACCGTTGGACCAGCTGGCGCTGGCATCTT ATTTTCTTGGAGCGAAAGGCGACTTGACGCTGCATTTCTACCAG GGTCGCATATGGTGTTCTTCGTGCTGAATGTGATAGTCGTAGTCGGAGTAGCTCTCACGTTCAAACCATTTCTAACCACGGCTCGAAGATGA